Below is a window of Undibacterium sp. YM2 DNA.
AGGTTAACGCTGGTAGCAGTCATGCCCAGTGGTGTGGTCACGCGGTTTTTGATCAGGGTGTCATAGTCGGTGCCTGCGCGTTGACTCAATACCTGGCCCAGCAAGCCATTACCAAAACTGGAATAGAGATAACGGCTGCCGACGTCGTATCTCATCTGGTAGCTGGCCAAAAATTCATAGGCTTTATTGGTAGTGAAACCTGCATAGGGATTGTCGGTACCTGTGCCTGGGGTGCCAGGTACAGCAGGCAGGCCGGAGCGATGCGAAGACAGGTCAGAGAGTGTGATTCTCCTGTCTTCATAGTAGGGTATCCTGACGCCGTCAGGCAGATAAGTCTCGATAGGTTCTTTCAGTCTGACTTCACTTTTCTCTGCCATGTCCATCATGGCGACACCGGTAAATGCGCTGGTGATGGAACCAATTTCAAACAGGGTATCGCCATCGACAGGGCGGCGCTCGGCAAGATTGGCATAGCCGTAGCTGATCACGCGGCTGCCTTTTTCATCGACGATGCCGACCACCAGGCCCACCGCTTTTTTGTCTGTATCAACACGCTGCTTGAGGAGGTTCAGGATGTCTGCGTCGGACATGGATGTTGCGGCATGCGCCTGAATTGCACCCAGTGCCAGCGTTGCCATCAGTAATTTCGCAGGGAGAAGGCGGTAAGTTTTTTTCATGTTCGATGTACTTTCTGATTCAGGATTAAGAAACCCAGACCCACTCATG
It encodes the following:
- a CDS encoding serine hydrolase, which codes for MKKTYRLLPAKLLMATLALGAIQAHAATSMSDADILNLLKQRVDTDKKAVGLVVGIVDEKGSRVISYGYANLAERRPVDGDTLFEIGSITSAFTGVAMMDMAEKSEVRLKEPIETYLPDGVRIPYYEDRRITLSDLSSHRSGLPAVPGTPGTGTDNPYAGFTTNKAYEFLASYQMRYDVGSRYLYSSFGNGLLGQVLSQRAGTDYDTLIKNRVTTPLGMTATSVNLNADLQKRMATGYSSKAQFAVAPAWNFSAFEGAGGLHSSANDMLKFLAANMDQAKTPLNGTIRKLQMPFEIGNRLLLVWGGYNNKFDSAILGLEGKTGGYSSYIAFDKKAGKGVVILSNADVSVADIGNKIINTDFPLAQ